The Girardinichthys multiradiatus isolate DD_20200921_A chromosome Y, DD_fGirMul_XY1, whole genome shotgun sequence genome has a window encoding:
- the LOC124864082 gene encoding volume-regulated anion channel subunit LRRC8D-like — protein sequence MFSLSELARLDQPQNTYKLLKPWWEVFMDYLVVLMLMTSVLACTEQLSRERVVCIPSELPLNTSISVQDPSPGRDAALTSSKTLLHFPHSIGPNLQSPAQGRRTHLVYQQYIYVSQVCYHQALPLCSRFFPYMALLQSLVLVASGSFWLHFPHTSSRIEQFLSILAKCCESPWTSQALSEAALQENIQDLERQPRRAPVSSACFSIPAVRTEHSSIDSGTDSPLLKRSTSPPSPSPSTLSSNSTISSRTLGSEVHFCSSKPSVKVERPRQLLSLDKSDGEQARALFERVRKFRSHCESSAVIYKVYLSQTIFKLLMVMVIMSYTIPFLSSLSFNHICHPGERTLVGYATFECVHVLSSLLRKLLVAYLILLGLYALLNFYTLSWIFHSCLRKYFFQSPNELWSLKDIPDLMNDLAFLIHMLNQYDSLLVQRLSVFMSPVSESRLLEQSLERHWGEEKLHAMTSTDMDGCTSLQLVALPHLPPALFTLNQLQALKLELITDARFTSQVANMTSLRELHLYHCTPAVDPSALAVLQERLEVLHITFAQASQIPNWVLSLRNLHELHLSGRLSSEGSVGRGWAMGSLRQLCHLRILVIRGLLHRVPAELCEVAGGLVKLLMHNEGTRLLVLTGLKRMANLTELQLQDCQLDRLPSSLLVLTNLRVLDLQHNNLRTLEELLSLAHLRRLSCLKLAYNRVLVLPPSVGVLRGLELLDLSNNQLKSLPLALFTLHRLRRLLLAGNLLCELPSEVKALELLTELDVSGNRLESLPSDLFSSCLELRILNVSRNSLVSLPGGITALSHLSRLDLRSNSLEELPAELGSCLGLCGGGLLVERWLFLSLPPHVRDFLSHSYSTSDVYFKDHSRPESVTFPYSPTQWSFSSALESRI from the exons ATGTTCTCCCTCTCAGAACTGGCCCGTCTGGATCAGCCTCAGAACACATATAAACTGCTGAAGCCCTGGTGGGAGGTCTTCATGGACTACCTGGTGGTCCTGATGCTGATGACATCTGTCCTGGCTTGTACTGAGCAGCTGTCGAGGGAAAGGGTTGTGTGCATTCCTTCCGAGCTGCCTTTAAATACAAGCATCAGCGTTCAGGATCCATCACCTGGAAGGGATGCAGCCCTCACATCTTCTAAGACCCTTCTGCATTTTCCTCACAGCATCGGCCCAAATCTCCAATCTCCTGCGCAGGGACGCCGCACACATCTTGTGTACCAGCAATATATTTATGTTAGCCAG GTGTGCTACCATCAAGCTTTGCCTTTGTGTTCACGCTTCTTCCCCTACATGGCCTTGCTGCAGTCTCTTGTGCTGGTAGCCAGTGGCTCCTTCTGGCTGCATTTCCCTCACACATCTTCTCGCATAGAACAGTTCCTGTCCATCTTGGCAAAATGCTGTGAGTCTCCCTGGACATCCCAGGCTCTGTCCGAAGCTGCACTCCAGGAAAACATCCAAGATTTGGAGAGACAGCCCCGCCGAGCTCCTGTGTCTTCAGCTTGCTTTTCAATTCCAGCGGTCCGCACAGAACACTCAAGCATAGACTCGGGCACAGACAGCCCACTTTTAAAGAGATCAACCTCCCCGCCTTCTCCATCCCCTTCCACCCTCTCCTCTAATTCTACGATATCATCCAGAACACTTGGCTCTGAGGTGCACTTCTGTTCTTCCAAGCCTTCAGTGAAAGTGGAACGCCCCAGACAGTTACTGAGTCTAGATAAAAGTGATGGAGAACAGGCCAGGGCCCTGTTTGAAAGAGTCAGGAAATTTCGGTCTCACTGCGAAAGCTCTGCTGTCATTTATAAG GTTTACCTTTCCCAGACAATATTTAAACTGCTGATGGTAATGGTGATCATGAGTTACACCATCCCATTTCTCAGCTCCCTCTCCTTCAACCACATCTGTCATCCTGGGGAGCGAACACTAGTGGGTTACGCAACCTTTGAATGTGTCCATGTGCTCTCATCCCTTCTGCGTAAACTTCTTGTAGCCTACCTAATCCTTCTGGGGCTTTATGCTCTTCTCAATTTTTACACCCTCAGCTGGATTTTTCACAG CTGTCTTCGAAAATATTTCTTCCAGTCCCCAAACGAGCTGTGGTCCCTGAAAGACATTCCTGATCTGATGAATGACTTGGCCTTTCTCATACACATGCTGAACCAATATGATTCATTGCTGGTCCAGCGTCTCTCCGTGTTTATGTCCCCCGTCAGTGAGAGCAGACTGCTGGAGCAAAGCCTGGAGAGacactggggagaagaaaagctACATGCTATGACCAGTACAGATATGGATGGCTGTACCTCTCTGCAGCTTGTGGCCCTGCCTCACCTTCCTCCAGCTCTTTTCACCCTGAACCAGCTTCAGGCCCTCAAACTGGAGCTCATCACTGATGCCAGATTTACTTCACAGGTGGCAAACATGACTTCACTTAG GGAGCTCCATCTTTACCACTGTACTCCGGCTGTGGATCCCAGTGCACTTGCAGTCCTCCAGGAACGTCTAGAGGTTCTTCATATCACCTTCGCTCAGGCATCACAGATCCCCAACTGGGTCCTCTCACTCCGCAACCTGCATGAGCTCCATCTTTCAGGTCGTTTAAGCAGTGAGGGTAGTGTTGGTCGTGGATGGGCAATGGGGAGCCTGCGTCAGCTCTGCCACCTCCGTATTCTAGTAATTCGAGGCTTGTTACACAGAGTCCCTGCAGAGCTGTGTGAAGTGGCAGGAGGTTTGGTGAAATTACTGATGCATAATGAAGGCACAAGACTACTTGTTCTGACAGGCCTTAAGAGAATGGCCAACCTCACGGAACTCCAGCTGCAGGACTGTCAGCTCGACCGCTTGCCCTCTTCCCTGCTTGTTCTGACTAATCTCCGGGTGCTTGACTTGCAGCATAACAACTTGAGAACCCTAGAGGAACTGCTCAGTCTGGCACACCTGCGACGTCTTTCTTGCCTTAAACTTGCTTACAATCGTGTCTTGGTGCTGCCACCTAGTGTCGGAGTCCTTCGAGGCTTGGAGCTTCTGGATCTGTCCAACAACCAGCTAAAGAGTCTTCCACTGGCACTCTTTACTCTCCACCGACTTCGTCGGCTTTTATTGGCTGGCAACCTGCTTTGTGAGCTGCCCTCTGAGGTTAAGGCTTTGGAATTGCTCACAGAACTAGACGTCAGTGGAAACAGGTTAGAGAGCCTACCCTCTGACCTCTTCAGCAGTTGCTTGGAGCTCCGTATCCTTAATGTGTCTCGCAACTCTCTTGTTTCACTGCCTGGGGGAATTACAGCTTTAAGCCATCTGTCTAGGTTAGATTTGCGCAGCAATAGTTTGGAAGAGTTGCCTGCTGAACTTGGCAGCTGTTTGGGGCTCTGTGGAGGTGGGCTCCTGGTTGAAAGGTGGCTCTTTCTATCCTTACCTCCACATGTCCGGGACTTCCTAAGCCATTCTTACTCTACCAGTGATGTATACTTCAAGGATCACTCCCGGCCAGAGTCGGTTACTTTCCCATACTCTCCCACCCAGTGGAGCTTCTCTTCAGCTCTAGAATCACGAATATAA
- the LOC124864303 gene encoding ATP-dependent RNA helicase DDX39A-like — protein MAENDVDNELLDYEEDEEPQGAPESAAPAGKKEVKGSYVSIHSSGFRDFLLKPELLRAIIDCGFEHPSEVQHECIPQAILGMDILCQAKSGMGKTAVFVLATLQQIEPVDGQVSVLVMCHTRELAFQISKEYERFSKYMPTVKCAVFFGGLNIKKDEETLKKNCPHIVVGTPGRILALIRNKSLSLKNVKHFVLDECDKMLEALDMRRDVQDIFRITPHEKQVMMFSATLSKEIRPVCRKFMQDPMEVFVDDETKLTLHGLQQYYCKLKDSEKNRKLFDLLDVLEFNQVVIFVKSVQRCVALSQLLVEQNFPAIAIHRGMGQEERLSRYQQFKDFQRRILVATNLFGRGMDIERVNIVFNYDMPEDSDTYLHRVARAGRFGTKGLAVTFVSDETDAKTLNDVQDRFEVNVAELPDEIDISSYIEQSR, from the exons ATGGCTGAGAATGACGTTGATAACGAGCTGCTCGATTATGAAGAAGACGAGGAGCCACAGGGAGCCCCTGAGAGCGCAGCCCCTGCAGGGAAGAAGGAAGTGAAGGGATCCTACGTCTCCATTCACAGCTCCGGCTTCAGAGATTTTCTTCTGAAGCCAGAACTTCTCCGCGCCATCATAGACTGTGGTTTTGAGCATCCATCTGAAG TCCAGCATGAATGCATCCCACAGGCTATTCTCGGCATGGACATCCTGTGCCAGGCCAAATCTGGTATGGGCAAGACTGCTGTGTTTGTCCTGGCCACACTGCAACAGATTGAGCCTGTTGATGGACAG GTTTCTGTACTAGTCATGTGCCACACGCGAGAGCTGGCCTTCCAGATCAGCAAAGAGTACGAGCGTTTCTCAAAGTACATGCCCACCGTGAAGTGTGCCGTGTTCTTTGGTGGCCTGAACATCAAGAAGGATGAGGAGACCTTAAAGAAGAACTGCCCTCACATCGTAGTGGGAACACCCGGTCGGATCCTCGCTCTGATCCGCAACAAGAGCTTAAgcctgaaaaatgtaaaacatttcgtCCTAGAtgagtgtgacaaaatgttggaGGCGCTAG ACATGAGGCGTGACGTGCAGGACATTTTCAGGATCACACCCCACGAGAAGCAGGTCATGATGTTCAGTGCAACGCTGAGTAAGGAGATCCGACCGGTCTGCCGCAAATTCATGCAGGAT CCAATGGAGGTGTTTGTAGATGATGAGACCAAACTTACACTTCATGGTCTGCAGCAGTATTACTGCAAGCTGAAGGACAGCGAGAAAAACCGCAAGCTGTTTGACCTTCTTGACGTCTTGGAGTTCAATCAG GTGGTGATCTTTGTCAAGTCTGTGCAGCGATGCGTCGCTCTCTCTCAGCTTCTGGTGGAGCAGAATTTCCCTGCTATTGCCATTCACAGGGGAATGGGTCAGGAGGAAAG GCTCTCTCGCTATCAGCAATTCAAGGACTTCCAGAGGCGGATCTTGGTAGCGACCAACCTCTTTGGCAGAGGGATGGATATTGAGAGAGTGAACATAGTCTTCAACTATGACATGCCTGAAGACTCGGACACCTATTTGCACAGG GTTGCCCGTGCTGGTCGGTTCGGAACCAAAGGCCTGGCTGTAACCTTTGTGTCTGATGAGACCGACGCCAAGACTCTGAACGATGTGCAGGACCGCTTTGAAGTCAACGTGGCCGAGCTGCCAGATGAGATTGACATCTCATCTTACA TCGAGCAGTCCAGATGA